The following are encoded together in the Gadus chalcogrammus isolate NIFS_2021 chromosome 2, NIFS_Gcha_1.0, whole genome shotgun sequence genome:
- the ppp1r35 gene encoding protein phosphatase 1 regulatory subunit 35 yields PPPRPLSSSSSPPLCPELDLSLPLSHWDPRTNRKVPQEPVLITVTKETTEPSNLLRNSHSHRKKTKSLSSTVHRHGRADKQEAGTPPSLSNEKPGYVNSLEGAEINTSLAFRAELLALQAAEFNSQKAVQETLQKSTRTKNTINSKVTQGVNVSRSQPLYTSLVSLAVEEDQLVDEAARDRIRLALPCSHHDDEGPTLSQFFTSDLLREKPLLLGAEPPCALPQLSPDSAHSDFDLYRRQTRWLP; encoded by the exons cctcccccccgccctctctcctcctcctcctctcctcctctctgtccagaGCTCGACCTATCGCTCCCTCTCAGCCACTGGGACCCACGCACCAATAGaaag GTCCCGCAGGAGCCTGTGCTTATCACCGTTACCAAGGAGACCACAGAGCCTAGCAATCTGCTTAGGAACAGCCACTCTCATCGGAAGAAAACCAAGAGCCTAAGTAGCACTGTTCATCGTCATG GACGAGCAGACAAGCAGGAGGCGGGAACTCCACCTTCACTATCCAATGAGAAGCCAGGCTATGTCAACTCACTAGAGGGGGCGGAGATAAACACGTCACTGGCTTTTAGGGCGGAGCTACTGGCATTACAG GCGGCGGAGTTTAACTCCCAGAAGGCCGTTCAGGAAACGCTTCAGAAATCAACGAGAACTAAAAACACCATAAACAGCAAGGTTACACAAG GTGTGAATGTCTCTCGCTCACAGCCCCTCTACACCTCATTGGTCAGTTTGGCGGTCGAGGAAGATCAGCTGGTCGACGAGGCTGCACGTGATAGGATACGGCTTGCCCTGCCTTGCAGTCACCATGACGACGAG ggtCCTACCCTCTCTCAGTTCTTCACCTCTGACCTCCTGAGAGAAAAGCCCCTCCtcctgggggcggagccaccGTGCGCCCTCCCCCAACTCTCTCCAGACTCTGCCCACTCAGACTTCGACCTCTACAGACGACAAACACGCTGGctgccctga
- the pex12 gene encoding peroxisome assembly protein 12 isoform X2, producing MAESGAHLTVGGGDTERPSIFQLLAQESLMEAVRPALQHAAKVLAEAHPSALGFLWRSYEELYLLLDLLLQSHLLSSRSASFSENFYGLKRVPRAGGGALGRGARGRSLLLLCLLPYLLRRLRRAVSRRRDQDDFSIPPAPRLHRLHRLLACGGAAWAVLRLAQTLLYVAGRARTHSPLLWLAGVRLTPLTARDLSLMRKEHPKDPTGSRLVQAVVGVAGGVAGGVATALSLGTFFLQFLEWWYSSDHQDSIKSLTSLPAPPPPLHLLQPRPSPSSSCCPLCGRLLSNHTVLSTSGYVFCYRCIYAFVKGSQRCPLSGYPTQLQHLVKIYAS from the exons ATGGCGGAAAGCGGGGCTCACCTGACGGTCGGTGGCGGCGACACGGAGCGGCCGTCCATCTTCCAGCTGCTCGCGCAGGAGTCCCTCATGGAGGCGGTGCGGCCCGCGCTACAACACGCTGctaag GTGCTGGCCGAGGCCCACCCCTCTGCCCTGGGCTTCCTGTGGAGGAGCTACGAGGAGCTGTACCTCCTCCTGGACCTGCTGCTCCAGAGCCACCTGCTCTCCTCCCGCAGCGCCTCCTTCTCGGAGAACTTCTACGGTCTGAAGCGCGTCCcccgggcgggcgggggggccctCGGCCGGGGGGCGCGGGGCCGCTCCCTGCTCCTGCTGTGCCTCCTCCCGTACCTCCTCCGCCGGCTGCGCCGCGCCGTGAGCCGGCGCCGCGACCAGGACGACTTCTCCATCCCGCCGGCGCCCCGCCTGCACCGCCTGCACCGCCTGCTGGCGTGCGGCGGCGCCGCCTGGGCCGTGCTGCGGCTGGCCCAGACGCTGCTCTACGTGGCGGGCCGCGCCCGGACGCACTCCCCCCTGCTGTGGCTGGCGGGGGTGCGGCTCACGCCCCTCACGGCCCGGGACCTCAGCCTCATGAGGAAGGAACACCCCAAGGACCCGACGGGGAGCAG GTTGGTCCAGGCGGTGGTGGGCGTGGctgggggcgtggccgggggcGTGGCCACCGCCCTCTCCTTGGGAACCTTCTTCCTGCAGTTCCTGGAGTGGTGGTACTCCTCGGACCACCAGGACAGCATCAAGAGCCTgacctccctccctgctcctcccccccccctgcacctgctgcagccccgcccctccccctcctcctcctgctgcccgCTGTGTGGCCGGCTCCTCTCCAACCACACCGTCCTCTCCACCTCCGGCTACGTCTTCTGCTACCGCTGCATCTACGCCTTCGTCAAGGGCAGCCAGCGCTGCCCTCTCAGCGGCTACCCCACCCAGCTGCAGCACCTGGTCAAGATCTACGCCTCCTAG
- the pex12 gene encoding peroxisome assembly protein 12 isoform X1 encodes MAESGAHLTVGGGDTERPSIFQLLAQESLMEAVRPALQHAAKVLAEAHPSALGFLWRSYEELYLLLDLLLQSHLLSSRSASFSENFYGLKRVPRAGGGALGRGARGRSLLLLCLLPYLLRRLRRAVSRRRDQDDFSIPPAPRLHRLHRLLACGGAAWAVLRLAQTLLYVAGRARTHSPLLWLAGVRLTPLTARDLSLMRKEHPKDPTGSSRLVQAVVGVAGGVAGGVATALSLGTFFLQFLEWWYSSDHQDSIKSLTSLPAPPPPLHLLQPRPSPSSSCCPLCGRLLSNHTVLSTSGYVFCYRCIYAFVKGSQRCPLSGYPTQLQHLVKIYAS; translated from the exons ATGGCGGAAAGCGGGGCTCACCTGACGGTCGGTGGCGGCGACACGGAGCGGCCGTCCATCTTCCAGCTGCTCGCGCAGGAGTCCCTCATGGAGGCGGTGCGGCCCGCGCTACAACACGCTGctaag GTGCTGGCCGAGGCCCACCCCTCTGCCCTGGGCTTCCTGTGGAGGAGCTACGAGGAGCTGTACCTCCTCCTGGACCTGCTGCTCCAGAGCCACCTGCTCTCCTCCCGCAGCGCCTCCTTCTCGGAGAACTTCTACGGTCTGAAGCGCGTCCcccgggcgggcgggggggccctCGGCCGGGGGGCGCGGGGCCGCTCCCTGCTCCTGCTGTGCCTCCTCCCGTACCTCCTCCGCCGGCTGCGCCGCGCCGTGAGCCGGCGCCGCGACCAGGACGACTTCTCCATCCCGCCGGCGCCCCGCCTGCACCGCCTGCACCGCCTGCTGGCGTGCGGCGGCGCCGCCTGGGCCGTGCTGCGGCTGGCCCAGACGCTGCTCTACGTGGCGGGCCGCGCCCGGACGCACTCCCCCCTGCTGTGGCTGGCGGGGGTGCGGCTCACGCCCCTCACGGCCCGGGACCTCAGCCTCATGAGGAAGGAACACCCCAAGGACCCGACGGGGAGCAG CAGGTTGGTCCAGGCGGTGGTGGGCGTGGctgggggcgtggccgggggcGTGGCCACCGCCCTCTCCTTGGGAACCTTCTTCCTGCAGTTCCTGGAGTGGTGGTACTCCTCGGACCACCAGGACAGCATCAAGAGCCTgacctccctccctgctcctcccccccccctgcacctgctgcagccccgcccctccccctcctcctcctgctgcccgCTGTGTGGCCGGCTCCTCTCCAACCACACCGTCCTCTCCACCTCCGGCTACGTCTTCTGCTACCGCTGCATCTACGCCTTCGTCAAGGGCAGCCAGCGCTGCCCTCTCAGCGGCTACCCCACCCAGCTGCAGCACCTGGTCAAGATCTACGCCTCCTAG